One window of Kosakonia cowanii JCM 10956 = DSM 18146 genomic DNA carries:
- a CDS encoding DUF6882 domain-containing protein codes for MANFFKKWFGGGNDKAKDEVLREPDLTIARANNEMQQRTQAATEMWGIDSAEWGVDLDAGTITFTNHEKGWVITAPVQVVGTYDTEEGSWLWGWDHPSVREPLGEYAACVRTFGEQHGLEALTTRQISASTEDAWTFTALACHLGGGQGGYSGLAGTTRVFMVYDNVTINKQA; via the coding sequence ATGGCCAATTTTTTTAAGAAGTGGTTTGGCGGCGGTAATGATAAAGCGAAGGATGAAGTGCTTCGCGAACCCGACCTGACCATTGCCCGCGCCAATAATGAGATGCAGCAGCGTACGCAGGCGGCAACGGAGATGTGGGGGATCGACAGCGCCGAGTGGGGCGTCGATCTCGATGCAGGGACCATTACCTTTACCAATCATGAAAAGGGGTGGGTCATTACCGCACCGGTTCAAGTGGTGGGCACCTATGATACCGAAGAGGGCTCCTGGCTATGGGGCTGGGATCACCCTTCCGTGCGCGAACCGCTCGGCGAATATGCCGCCTGTGTGCGCACGTTTGGCGAGCAGCATGGTCTGGAAGCGTTAACCACACGCCAGATTAGCGCCTCGACAGAAGATGCCTGGACCTTTACCGCACTCGCCTGCCATCTTGGCGGCGGTCAGGGTGGATATAGCGGCCTCGCTGGCACCACCCGGGTATTTATGGTCTATGACAATGTGACTATTAATAAACAAGCGTAA
- a CDS encoding biofilm development regulator YmgB/AriR family protein, whose protein sequence is MMNNATFKTFETTDSKLHAFEAEKQIIDELTFALKSVKTVVTNKDLILALISRLETESDVVQNDILRNALEMIVHRTQDDI, encoded by the coding sequence ATGATGAATAACGCGACTTTTAAGACATTTGAGACTACAGACAGCAAGCTTCATGCCTTTGAGGCCGAAAAACAGATTATTGACGAGCTGACCTTTGCACTGAAATCAGTGAAAACCGTGGTAACTAATAAGGATCTGATTCTGGCCCTTATTAGCCGCCTCGAGACGGAATCCGATGTTGTCCAGAATGACATCCTGCGCAACGCGCTGGAGATGATTGTTCATCGCACCCAGGATGATATCTAA